One segment of Streptosporangium brasiliense DNA contains the following:
- a CDS encoding cytochrome P450 translates to MRFDPWNPEFVAHPYDVYAELRRERPVSFFEPTGQWLIARHADVNALLRDRRLGRSYLHVATHAEFGRPDDPDFQDPFWRVVRAGMLDVEPPVHTRLRRLVSKAFTPRMVEALRPKVARIAGELVEAFVERGGGDLIAEVAEPLPVTVIAEMLGVPEADRHLLRPWSADICGMYELNPSVEAQHTAVRAAQEFSDYLIELARARRADPGDDLISALALVADEGDRLTEEELVGTCVLLLNAGHEATVNVTGNGWWSLLRNPAELERLRADHGLLPTAIEELMRWDTPLQMFERWVLEDITVGGVDIPRGTEVALLFGSANRDPEVFADPDRLDVGRADNPHISFGAGIHFCLGAPLARIELAESFGALLRRAPKLELAAEPTWGPGYIIRGLTSLDVRV, encoded by the coding sequence GTGCGCTTTGATCCTTGGAATCCGGAATTCGTCGCCCACCCCTATGACGTCTACGCCGAGCTGAGGCGGGAACGGCCGGTCAGCTTCTTCGAGCCGACCGGCCAGTGGCTGATCGCCCGGCACGCCGACGTCAACGCGCTGCTGCGCGACCGCCGGCTCGGCCGCTCCTACCTGCACGTCGCCACGCACGCCGAGTTCGGCAGGCCGGACGACCCCGACTTCCAGGACCCGTTCTGGCGGGTGGTCCGGGCCGGGATGCTCGACGTCGAACCGCCGGTCCACACGCGGCTGCGGCGCCTGGTGTCCAAGGCGTTCACCCCGCGCATGGTGGAGGCGCTCCGCCCGAAGGTCGCCCGGATCGCCGGGGAACTGGTGGAGGCGTTCGTCGAGCGCGGCGGGGGCGACCTGATCGCCGAGGTGGCCGAGCCGCTGCCGGTGACCGTGATCGCCGAGATGCTCGGCGTGCCCGAGGCCGACCGGCACCTGCTGCGGCCCTGGTCGGCCGACATCTGCGGGATGTACGAGCTCAACCCGTCGGTCGAGGCCCAGCACACCGCGGTGCGCGCGGCCCAGGAGTTCTCCGACTACCTGATCGAGCTGGCCCGCGCCCGCCGGGCCGACCCCGGCGACGACCTGATCAGCGCGCTGGCCCTGGTGGCCGACGAGGGCGACAGGCTCACCGAGGAGGAGCTGGTCGGCACCTGCGTGCTGCTGCTCAACGCCGGGCACGAGGCCACCGTCAACGTCACCGGCAACGGCTGGTGGTCGCTGTTGCGCAACCCGGCCGAGCTGGAACGGCTCCGCGCCGACCACGGCCTGCTGCCCACGGCGATCGAGGAGCTGATGCGCTGGGACACCCCGCTGCAGATGTTCGAGCGCTGGGTGCTTGAGGACATCACCGTGGGCGGGGTGGACATCCCGCGCGGCACGGAGGTGGCGCTGCTGTTCGGCTCGGCCAACCGCGACCCCGAGGTGTTCGCCGACCCCGACCGCCTCGACGTGGGCCGGGCGGACAACCCGCACATCTCCTTCGGCGCGGGCATCCACTTCTGCCTGGGCGCCCCGCTGGCCCGGATCGAGCTGGCCGAGTCGTTCGGCGCGCTGCTGCGCAGGGCCCCGAAGCTGGAGCTCGCCGCCGAGCCCACCTGGGGGCCGGGCTACATCATCCGCGGACTGACCTCCCTCGACGTGCGGGTCTGA